ACTTTAAGACTGCTTCCGAAGATAACGGCTACTGTCTGCCAGAATGCCGCCTGGAATGAACCCCTCAGCTCCTTAACCAGCGTATAGGATGTTTTTCCCGTTTCCCTGTCAATCAGTTTGATGAGCAGTTTCCCCTGGGTGATCGTCAGAGCCTTCAGCTGGTCCTCGTACTCAACCCGCAACTGCTTTTCCACCTGTTTTGCGTATTCTTTCCTTGCTCTGTCATTGGGCAGTTTCATAAACTCCTGGTTCAGTTCCTCGAGTTTTACTTTTGCCAGCTGGGCGTAGGGATAGACAATTTTCAGGTCCCGCACCAGCTTCCAGTAATGGTACTCGGCCTTCCTGCTGGAAAATTTCGGTTTAGGGAAGATGTAAACTTCTTTAATGGTAGCCAGCAATACGGTGTCACCCTCCGTTACCCTGCCCGGCACAACGAGGAAGTCATTTTTCTCCGTTGACTGACCGAATAGGGTAACGGGGAAAAAGAACAGAAACGCTATCAGAAAATTTCTCATCACCTGCATACCATCAAACAATGTACCAGAGGTTGCCGTCAGCAGAATACTACGCAAAAATACGATAAATGTTCCACAGGTTGATGAATCAGAGACTCATCGCAGGCGTTAGCACTATTCATTAGTTCGCTTTGCTCCTGATGCATTAGCCACCCTGAATGGTTCATAACAGAAATTTATTTTTAATTCTCCTCCGGATGTTAAAAAACGAAATTTTGAAACATCCCCTCAGGAAAAATTGTTGTATCAGAAAAATTTAAAAATTGCTAATATTACAGCATGGATAAACACGACAGATCATACACGAACGGGGAAATTACGGTTTTCTGGAAGCCTGCAAAATGCATTCATGCCACCACCTGCTACCGGGAACTTATCGAAGTATTCAATCCCCGCAAAAGGCCCTGGGTGAACATGCAGGGCGCGCCGACAGAACGCATTATCGAAGTGGTTGAAAAATGCCCTACCCAGGCCCTGAGCTGGCAATGGAACGATCCTGAAAAGGAAAAAGAACGGCAGGCCTCTGCTCCCGCCAGAGCCAGTGAACCCGAAGAAAAACCGGTGCTGATTCAGATCATGCGCGACGGACCGATTGTGGTACAGGGCAGCTTTACCTTGTACGATTCCGACGGAAAGGAACGCAAGGCCTATAGCTTCACGTCCTTTTGCCGCTGCGGACACAGCAACAATATGCCATTCTGCGACGGAAACCACCGGCTGAAAGGATTCCGGTCAGATAAATAACCAGAAAAACAAAAAACTGCTGTATGGAAAAAAAGACCCAGGCTGAATTTCATCTGATCAAAAACGGTCCCCTCAGGGTAACCGGTCACTTCCGAATCACCGGCACCGACGGCAGCAAAATCGAAACAGATAAAGAGGTTTACCTCTGCCGTTGCGGACATTCTTCCCAAAAGCCGTTCTGCGACGGGTCCCATGAAAAAACAGGATTCAGAGGATAAAACAAAGGTTCAGTACAGCAGCCAATGTGGTGGATTGCACTCATACTTGTTGCCGGCATTGTAACCGGACGTCTTTTACGCTCCCAAAGCCGGCTGAGGCTTGGCGCCGACTGTCTGCTGATGCTCTTCATCTTTGCCCTTCTGTTTTTTCTGGGCTCAGAAATAGGCTCTGACCCTGCATTTACAGGCCAAATAAAAACCCTCGGATTTCAGGGAGCACTGCTCGCCCTGTTTACTATCGCAGGAAGCATTGCCGCCTGGAAAATCATTCGTTCGTTCTTCCATGAAAAATAGTCTCATCATCACCTGTTTTTTCATCGGAGGCATACTGGCAGGTTTTTTCCACTTTCTGCCCCCGGGATGGATAGGCAGTGGTGTAACCCAGTGGATTCTTTTCGGGCTGATTTTTCTTGTGGGATTTGTTCTGGGTGCAGACCCCAGGCTGGGAATGCTGGTGCGCAGTATCCGGGTTTCGGTTGTATTGGTTCCGCTGGCGGTTGTAACAGGAAGCCTGGGCGGTGCTGCCGTCGGCTGTCTTTTGCTTCCCTCCCTTTCCCTGCCTGATTCGCTGGCCATAGGGGCCGGATTTGGCTACTACAGCCTCAGCAGCATCATGATTGGAGAGTTATCAGGAAAAACGGCAGGAGCTATTGCCTTAATTACCAATATTTTCAGGGAAATCACCACCCTTCTGGCCGCTCCCCTGCTGGTAAAATGGTTCGGGACTATGGCGCCTGTCCTGAGCGGCGGAGCCACTTCCATGGATACCACCCTGCCCGTCATCATGAAATATGCAGGAAAAGAATACCTTTTTTATGCCCTCATCAGCGGCATCATCCTCACCATGCTGACACCCCTGCTGATCAGCCTTATCTATGCCATTTTCTGAGGAACACGATGGCTAACGCGGCACATAATCGGTACGCAGAACCTTAAACTCGGTCCGTCGGTTGATCTGATGGCAGATTTCCTTCTGCTCGTCGGAAGGAAGCGAATTGATAAAGGATTCCGTAAGTACCTGCCCTTCCTTCAGGAAAGGATATTCGGCCGCCAGTTTTTTGTCGACTGTCTTTGGCTGGGATTCTCCGTAACCGCGGGCTGAAAGCCTGTCAGGCGCAATACCCTTTGCAATCAGGTAATTCACCACGCTTTGTGCCCGCTTCTGCGACAGATCCATATTGAACTCATCCGTACCCCGCGAATCGGTGTGCGACATCAGTTCGATTGTCACATTGGGGTTATCGTTCAGGGTTTCCACCAGCTCATCCAGTGATACCATCGACTCGGGACGCAGATCCCACTTGTTGAAGTCATAAAAAATATTGGGCAGTTCGATGGGCTTCTCAATCGAAGAAAGGTAAATAACCATCCGGAAATCCCGGCTCCTGGTGAGACCCTTTGTCGATTCCCTCTCCTTGCCGTTCAGGTATCCTTCAAGGGAGGCAAGGTACACATAATCGGTATTGGGTTTGAGGGTAAACCGGAAGGTGCCGTCTTTGGCCGAACGGGTTTCAATCTGCACCCCGTCGCTTCCGATGGATTTAATAAGAACATTGGCCAGGGGAAGGTCGGTTTTTTCATCTTTCACGGTTCCGTAAAGGTTGAATTTCAGAGGAGGCAGGACAAAAGCGTAGATATTGTCATCGCCTTTCCCTGCACGGGAAGAAGAAAAGAAGCCTTTTTCTTCGTCTTTCTGAAACACGATTCCGAAGTCGTCGGCCGGAGAATTGATAGGAGGTTTCATGTTTTCGATGGTCCAGGAGCCGTCTTCCTTATGCACAGCTTTGAAGATGTCGAGCCCGCCCATGCCGATATGTCCGTCGGACGAAAAATAGAGGGTTCCGTCGGGATGCACATAAGGAAACATTTCATCGCCGGGGGTATTGACCGGTTCCCCCAGGTTTTCGGGTTTGCCCCATTCAGCACTTTTGCTGCTGCGGGTCACCATCCAGATGTCCTTTCCACCCACACCGCCTGGCATGTCGGAAACAAAATACAGGGTAAGTTCATCAGGACTGATGGCCGGATGGGCAATTACCATGCTGTCGCCTCCGAACGACAGGGGATCGGCCTTGCCCCAGCTATCCCCATTGCGCCGGCAGGAGTAAATCTGGCAACCGTACGATTTGTTCTTTGCGGTTTTGCACCGTGAAAAATACAGGGTATTGTAGTCAGAAGTCAGGCAGGGGGTTCCTTCCTCAAACTCGGTATTTACCGGGTCACCCAGCGGTACCGGTGTGCTCCATTTTCCCTTCCTGTCCTGGCGCACCACAAAAATATCGGCATAGCTCTGTCCTGTAGTCCCGTGCTTTTCGTTGCCCATTGCTTCATCGCGCGAAGAAGTAAAATACACCGTTCTGTAATCATCAGATGCAAATGCCGGCGAATAGTCACTGCTTTTCGAATTAAAGTACTTCATGTTTTCAATCTGGTAAGGGCCGGGATTGTTCATCCATTCCAATGCCAGATCGCAGGAAGTAATCAGCGCGTCTACCTCCTTGTCATCGGGTTTGAGCGACTTGTATTTGAGAAACATATCCCGTGCATCGCTGTACTTTTCATTCATCTTCAGTACCTGTCCGTACCGCAGGTAAACCACCGGATTGGAATAATTCTTCGCAATGGCCTTTTTAAACCATACCGCAGCATTTTTCGGGT
The nucleotide sequence above comes from Bacteroidales bacterium. Encoded proteins:
- a CDS encoding DUF4294 domain-containing protein; protein product: MRSILLTATSGTLFDGMQVMRNFLIAFLFFFPVTLFGQSTEKNDFLVVPGRVTEGDTVLLATIKEVYIFPKPKFSSRKAEYHYWKLVRDLKIVYPYAQLAKVKLEELNQEFMKLPNDRARKEYAKQVEKQLRVEYEDQLKALTITQGKLLIKLIDRETGKTSYTLVKELRGSFQAAFWQTVAVIFGSSLKV
- a CDS encoding CDGSH iron-sulfur domain-containing protein, with amino-acid sequence MEKKTQAEFHLIKNGPLRVTGHFRITGTDGSKIETDKEVYLCRCGHSSQKPFCDGSHEKTGFRG
- a CDS encoding LysO family transporter — its product is MWWIALILVAGIVTGRLLRSQSRLRLGADCLLMLFIFALLFFLGSEIGSDPAFTGQIKTLGFQGALLALFTIAGSIAAWKIIRSFFHEK
- a CDS encoding lysine exporter LysO family protein, translating into MKNSLIITCFFIGGILAGFFHFLPPGWIGSGVTQWILFGLIFLVGFVLGADPRLGMLVRSIRVSVVLVPLAVVTGSLGGAAVGCLLLPSLSLPDSLAIGAGFGYYSLSSIMIGELSGKTAGAIALITNIFREITTLLAAPLLVKWFGTMAPVLSGGATSMDTTLPVIMKYAGKEYLFYALISGIILTMLTPLLISLIYAIF
- a CDS encoding OmpA family protein, encoding MRTFRFAGLMIALAVISVSVQGQKNKALKAYAMFDAGAYADAIDQFKQVYDVIPKEQKADVLFYIGESYRRIDDPKNAAVWFKKAIAKNYSNPVVYLRYGQVLKMNEKYSDARDMFLKYKSLKPDDKEVDALITSCDLALEWMNNPGPYQIENMKYFNSKSSDYSPAFASDDYRTVYFTSSRDEAMGNEKHGTTGQSYADIFVVRQDRKGKWSTPVPLGDPVNTEFEEGTPCLTSDYNTLYFSRCKTAKNKSYGCQIYSCRRNGDSWGKADPLSFGGDSMVIAHPAISPDELTLYFVSDMPGGVGGKDIWMVTRSSKSAEWGKPENLGEPVNTPGDEMFPYVHPDGTLYFSSDGHIGMGGLDIFKAVHKEDGSWTIENMKPPINSPADDFGIVFQKDEEKGFFSSSRAGKGDDNIYAFVLPPLKFNLYGTVKDEKTDLPLANVLIKSIGSDGVQIETRSAKDGTFRFTLKPNTDYVYLASLEGYLNGKERESTKGLTRSRDFRMVIYLSSIEKPIELPNIFYDFNKWDLRPESMVSLDELVETLNDNPNVTIELMSHTDSRGTDEFNMDLSQKRAQSVVNYLIAKGIAPDRLSARGYGESQPKTVDKKLAAEYPFLKEGQVLTESFINSLPSDEQKEICHQINRRTEFKVLRTDYVPR